Proteins found in one Kamptonema formosum PCC 6407 genomic segment:
- a CDS encoding transposase, with protein MNPERTIIAVIDCSFLRKSGKHTEGKGYFYNGIAGKAEQGLEISVISVVEIETHISYSLSVQQTLSRPTTEPPKNSLIFTRKRNLKNGVKTGI; from the coding sequence TTGAATCCTGAACGCACAATTATTGCCGTTATTGATTGTTCTTTTTTGAGAAAAAGTGGTAAACATACTGAGGGAAAAGGTTATTTTTATAATGGTATTGCGGGAAAAGCTGAACAAGGATTAGAAATTTCTGTGATTTCTGTTGTCGAAATTGAAACTCATATTTCCTATAGTTTAAGCGTGCAACAAACTCTTTCGCGTCCGACCACAGAACCACCGAAAAACTCCCTAATTTTTACTCGGAAAAGAAACTTAAAAAACGGAGTAAAAACAGGTATCTGA